CACGGCCTCTGCCTGGCCCATTTTTTCCGCGCACTCGGCGGCCTGTTTGGTAATCGAGTGCAACAAACTCATTTGCATGTTCAAGGTGATGCGCTGCAGCTCCATCACGTAAAGATCCTGCAGCATGGATTCCGGTGTTCTGGGTGAGCCCATCATTTCTGCCCAAACCCCGACGCCCATCCTCCGATCTGTCACCTGCTGCCATCTCAAAAACTGGGTACCGGCTTGGGTGTTCTGCTCAGTCAACCGCACTGGAACAAGGGTGAATGGATATCGACGGGCCTGGCTCAGCACTTCCTGGGCAAGAGCTTTTAAGTCCGATTCTTGAGCCCGGCAAAGATCGGCAAATTGGGTCAGCTCCCCCTTACCTTTAAAAGGCTTTAAAAGGCCCTTTAGTGAGGCAGCCTGTTGCAGCCGCTGAAAGGCTTCCTGTTGCAGTGGCCGGAAGGCGGTCTGTTGCAGCGCCCCATCATTGGAGGGAATCTGGCCCATACTCTTTAACCCTCAACGGAGTCATCGAGATGATCATCCGTCTCGGTTTGCTGCTGACCGCGGATGATCGGTGGCGCGAAATTCGAACGGCGGGTGCCTTCCAGGATGTCCTGTGGTAGCTCACCGTAGCGCTCGTACATTTTGCGGGCTGCTTCAGCCTTGGCATTGTTTGCAGCGAAGTCGTCGCGGGCAGCGCCTGAGTACTTATAGATCTGGGCCAGACCAAACAGTCTCCGCAGTACCGCTGCGCCCTCATCGATCCAGGTTTCCATATCGTGCCGCCCGACAAGACCAACGTGCTGGGCCAGCAGAATGCGTCTGACTATTTCGTCGTAGTTCGTCAGCAGGTACACAGCCTGAAATCCGAGGGGATTGGAGATGTACAGCGGGAGGCTGACAGGTTGGATCGACAGGTTTTCGCTAATGCTGATGGCCGGAGGAAGGGAGGCCATGGCTGTGTCCAAGCGATCTTCGATAGTCTTTAGCGCTTCCTTGGAATCGTTGATCTTTTCTTCGAGGAGGATCATCCACCAATCAGAGTAGGGGTCGTCCTGTTGGGCGCCACGAGACATTCGATTGACGACAGTGCAGAACCCTGACAGACCGATGATGCCGGCTTTGAGGTCATTTTTAGGGCGCCCCATCCATATACGTGCGGCATGATGAGTGTGAAGGGTGAGCTTCACATCGCTGCGCAGTGAACCGATGTTGAGCCGGAAGTTATCAGCCATGGTGCAGTGTTTCCTTGGGAAGAGGATTGACGTACCCATGCTGCAATTTGGCTATAGGAGACGCAGCATTAAATACGTAGCCCGATGGAAGGGGATTTGTTGGGGCTTCTATATAGGAAGAGCTGTAATTCGCCAGTGAGCTGATAGCCACTACCGATTTCGGACTCCTTCATGGAGGTGCGGGCAGAATCACTTGCAGGGCTGCCCAACCGGTGCTGAATCCTGCCAAGGTGTTGCGGGCCGCAACACTTATTCGGCTACCACCTCCGGTGCCTGATCCTGTCAGGGTGTTGTGGGTCACAACACATGCTGTGTCCCCGGCACGGATGCCGAATCCTGCCGGGGTGATGCGGGCCGCATCACTTGTAGTGCTGCCGGCGCCGATATCGGATCCTGCCGGGGTGATGCGGGCCGCATCACTTGTAGTGCTGCCGGCGCCGATATCGGATCCTGCCGGGGTGATGCGGGCCGCATCACTTCCAAGACTTCCGCCACCGGTGCCGGATTCTGACAAGGTGTTGTGGGCCACAACACTTGCCGTGTCGCCGGTATATATTCCGGTCACGACTGCTTCGCTGTGGGCCGCATTACCACGATATTCTGGTTGTCCGCCTAACATCATGGATGCGTACCCCGATTAGGCTTCAGCAGATGCAGCATTCCGCTGAGTGTGTGTTTTGCCGTTTGTATCGACTCAGGGCTACGCGGCTGAGCTACCGTCTTTGTTGGTTGCTCTGCGCCCTCTGGCGGGGCTGAAGCGTCTTGACGCTCGGGGCCCGCTTTTACCTTGTCGTCAGGGCTCCATTGGCTGTTGAAATCGCCGCGAACGGCCATGCCGACGAGCGTCATTAAGTATCCCAGCGGGTTTCGGACCCCTCCCGAGTCACATCGGTGGACCCATTGTTTGATGAGCGCCGTTTTCAACTCTGCTGGAACCTTTTGCAGTGCCAGGACCGCGTTCTGTTTTTGCTCGACCGGTAGTCGATGCAGTGCATCGAGCAAATCGGCAGCGATGTCGTTTGGTGCGGGCGGTACATGTACAGAGCTTTTACAAACATCTTTGTGTGTATCTGTATACGTACTATATGAGTTCGGATGCCGAACTAAGTCCGAACTCTGTGATTTACGGCTGAGTTCGGCATCCGAACTCGGCTCAAAAGCGAATCGCTCTTCGTCGTTTTTACTGAGTTCGGCATCCGAACTCAGTTGAGATAGAGCAATATTTTGCTGAGTTCGGATTCCGAACTCAGGCGCTTTTAGGGCGATTGGAGCTTGCGCTTTTGTCCAGGCTTGGCTGTTCATGCGGGATTCGATGATGTCCAACCGGCTGGGTAAACGCTGGCCAACATCTGAATCAGCGGCAAACTCTTTCCAGGCAATTTCCGCCACTTCGCGGATCACCTTGGTCTGGTGTTGCATGGACTGCGTGAGTAGCTGTAAGTAGTCCTTGTCGAACTCTAGAGCTTCGGAGGGTGTTACCGGTTCGTCATGAAGCAAGTAGACGTTGCCTTGTACTTGTCCACTCAGATCATTGCGCACCCGGCGTCCCAGACTTAGCCAACGGGTAAGCCGAAGGGTCACTAGTGCTTTGGATACAGTTTCACGCGAAGCCGGCCTGCCGGGTTGCATACCCAAATATGGCCTCAGTTGGTCATAGGTAGGGAACGCCGTAAGGCCGTCGTCATTGATCAGTAGGCGGAATACCTGCCAGGTATTTCTTTCAAGCGGGGTTAAGCGATCATCCAGAAGCAGTCGGCGAGGTACCGTCTCGTGTGGGTTCCCGCTGAATATAATTCCGGAGTAGGGTGCAGACCCTTCAATCCCCGGTGGCGCTGACACTTTTTTCTGAAGCAAGTGAGCTTCAAGATGGCCCGAGGCCGAGTCTAAAAGCGTCGACAAGGGCAGCCGAGACAACCTCATAGTACAGAGTCACCTTCCACCGATGTCGCTGCAGGCTGTGCAAGTCGTTGAGAGGACACAAGCTGTAGCCTCCTCGGGAGGCCAGAGTTTGAGGGAGGATAAAGCCCTTCTTTTATCCAAGACTGAATGCGATGCCAGATGATTGCCAAGCTGAGGTTTTCTTGGGGTTCATCTGCGCTGGTATCCTGTGGAGCGTTGAGTTCCTCGGCGACCAGCATGGCGATATCCAGCAAAGCGAGACTGTCCCCAAGCTCAACCTGATGCTCTTGCATAAGGTGCGTCCACCGGTACCAAAGCTGAGCGTCCATCTCCTCACTGAATTCTCGCCACCGGCCACGGCGTGCCGTCACGCCGATCATGAGGCGTTGAAGGGCTACATCCTGCGGAGACAGCCCAAAGAACTGTTGCAACATCTGAGTTGTCGCGCCAAGTCGCAGCGCACGTTCGATCATGCGCACTTCTTCATCAGAACGCTGCGCGCCTGACAAAAGTTTTTTTACCATGTCCCCATCAATGGTGACGCTGCACCAGGACACGGGAGTATTGAGCAACAAACTCAGTACTGAAGGTTGTTGGAGCTGAGCCAGTATCTCTGGCTCAAGACCCATCTCGATGCAGCGCCGAAGTTGGCCATTACGCATGTGATGAAGCACCTGTGACAGGATTGCTTCATTTATCGGTGTCTTGGACATGACGACTCCCCCTTTAGAGTCCGTGTGTTAACTGGCTGAATTCGGACCGTTGTTGGCGACTGACTGGATTTCCAGGTCAATCAAACGTCTCGCGAGACGAATGATGCGGAACAGCTTCACTAGAGCGCCGTCGCTGAGACGGCATTCACTTTCTGGGGACTGATCTTTTGTTTGAGGCTGTCCAAGCAAGATCTGGCCCAGCCCGGATGCGAATTCGAAGTCGGCTAACGCGTCGATTTGAAGCTCGGGTTGCTGCTGAATCATTTTCAGTACGATGGCCATCGAGCCGCTCAAGGACTGGAGCAGCGTCAAGGTATGCTGAGCTGTCGCAGTAATTTCGACTTCCGCTTCGGGGTGTCGGTAGCTGAACCCGACTCCACCATCAATATCGATAAATTGACCTGGGGCTTTGACCGAGCTGGCTATTTCGCGAGCCAATTGAGCAATGTGCTGACGCAGGGTCGCGGTATTGTCAATTTCGCGTTCGATGTACCAAAGGTCAGAAATGGGATTGAGTCCGCCAGCTTGAACAGGGATGGCCACCAAGGCATTGGAAGCGAAGTCGGGCAAGACCTCACCGTCAAGCGCAGCGAGCTCCCGTTTCATCTTGTCGACTCTGGGAGAAGTCTTCACAGGACTCGCAACGTGCCCATCGATACGTGCTTGGCGCTCTTGCGGGCTCATTTGATCCTGCGGAGTAGGGGCCAGTTGCTGTTGCACCCCTTGAGGTGGAGGACTTTCTATGGAGGACGTAGTCTTATGTGTGCTGCCTCCCGAAGGAGTAGGGGGTAGTTGTAGAGGGTTCTGATTAGTCTCAGTGCCATTGTTTGAAGCGTTAAGTTGAGTGGCCCCCTCAAACTGCGATGCAGGGTACTGAGGCAGCTCAAGTACCGGCGTTGAACGACGCAGTTGGTCCTGATTCTGGGTAATTTCCAGCAATATTTTCTCGTAGCCGAGGTTCAGGGGCTTTTTGAGCTGATCAATCAGTTCGTCCTGAAATCGCTGGAACAGAAACTCTTCGGCGTCTCCCTCAAACTGGGCCAGTACATCATGGAAGATCGTTTCGAAATCGAGGTTCTGCTCCTGATCTTGATAATTTCGATCCCAGCACTGAAGAGCTGTTTTGCGTAGCGCAAGCAGTTTCGAGATCCGGTCTACGCCTAGTCCGGAGTAAAGTACTGTAGGAATTGCTGGTAGTAAGTACCGAATGGTGTCCTGCATGCGACTGATGTGTGATTGTGAAACTGGATATCCGTCAGCAGCCAGCCGCCTAGCAAGTTCACGTTGAGAGATCGATTCTCCAGCTTCAGCCTCATACAACACTTTTGCTTTATCGACACCAATAGCCCGCTCAATGAACAGGAGCTGGCCTTGCAGGTCGTTTTCAGCCAAGTGGCCGGTGAGAGAGATGATTTCGCCCCGAACGGCGTCCCAGGGGCGGAATAGGCAGTGGAACTTGAAGAATTTCTCGTCGCCGGTCTCACGATACAACTCGTTTAAAATCGCCAGGCGAGTGTTGCCGCCGTTGCGGATTCGGTACTTATCTTCCCCAGGTTTACGGGTGACGGGAGGTGGGGTATCAAGTCCCCGATTTCGTATCGACTCTTTAATTTCATCGTACTTCGGGTTACGAGTCGTCCTTGGGTTTTCGTCATACGGCAGCGTTTCGTCGAGGGTCAACAGCATGGGGGTATCGACGATGGGGTCGCTCATTCGCGCTGCCACCGGCGACTTCGATTCAAACGCCGGCAGCAACAGCTTATCTTTCATGGTTTGGGCCAAAGACGGTTTCATACTCTGGCTCCTGGCTGCTCGTAAGCCGGGCTTGCCGCCAAAAGCTGGTCAATGATTTTTAAAGCACGATCAAGAGCGGCTTCAAGTTCGGCAGTTGTTTCCAGCCGATAAACAATTTCTGAATTCATCGACCTGGCGTTGTCACGTGCTTCCAACGCGATGCGTTCGCGCATCCCGTCGGGAAGGCGAATAACGAATTTTTCTTCATGCAGACGCTTTGGTTTGTTACTCATGGTGGGCTCCGATGCCTAGGGTAGAAAGTGTGTTCAGCGACGTTTCAACTGATCAGTGAGTTGGGTAGGTAACCCCTTGATGACTAATGAATTGGACGCCTCGTCGTACTCGATCTTGTCCCCTAGCAGATGCGCTTCAAAACTGATGGACAAGCCTTCGGCACGGCCGGTGAACCGACGGAATTGGTTGAGAGTGCGTTTATCCAGGGGGATTTCCGGCGACAGGCCGTAGTCCTTATTGCGGATATGGTCGTAGAACGCCTTGGGGCGATCTTCATCGATCAAGCCCGACAGTTCCTCCAGGCCCATGGGTTCACCGAGCTTGGCCTGGCTGGTGGCGTAGTCCACAAGGGCTTTGGTTTTCTCGCGAGCCGATTCGTCTGGCAGGTCTTCGTTTTCAACGAAGTCGCTGAACGCCTTGAGGAGGGTGCGGGTTTCGCCCGGGCCGTCGACGCCTTCCATGCAGCCAATGAAGTCGCTGAAATACCCCGAGATCTTCTTACCGTTCTTGCCTTTGATGTACGAGATGTACTGCTTGGACTGCTTGTTGTTCTGCCACTCGGACAAGTTGATACGCGCCGCCAGGTGCAACTGGCCAACGTCCAGGTGGCGTGAAGGAGTGACGTCCAGATCGTCAGTAACCACCACGCCTTCACTGTGATGGAGCAGGGCGACAGTTAGGTAGTCGGTCATGCCTTGCTGGTAATGGGCAAACAGTACGTGGCCACCGGTGGAGAGGTTGGATTCTTCCATCAGCTTTTGCAGATGCTCGACCGCCGTGTGGCTGAAGGCGGTGAAGTCCTGGCCACCTTCAAAGTACTGCTTTAACCAGCCGCTAAACGGGTGCGCGCCGGACTCGGCATGGAAGAAACCCCAGGCCTTGCCTTGTTTGGCGTTATAGCTCTCGTTGAGGTCGGCAAGCATGTTCTCGATGGCGACCGATTCGGATAGCTCCGAATCGCGTGCCTGGAGAACAGCTGGTGTGCCATCGGGTTTTTTGTCGATCAGGTGGACGATGCAATGACGGATAGGCATTAGATTGCCTCCTGCGAGTGTATGGTTTGAGCTCGATCAGCACGACGAATACGGGCTTTGGCATTGAGGCCTGAGCGGTAATCGCTTGCGGTTGATGAGGTGTAAATCGATCCAAGGCCAGATTTCGTGAACTTGATGTGGCCACCTTGAGTGCGAGACACCGTCCAGCCATTCGCTTCAGCAAACTTCACGAGTACACGAAGGCTCTCGCTTTTTCCGCGTAGGAGATTAGTGGTCATAGCTCTGCATCCCTGTCTGCCAGAACGTTACCGGCCTGGATCGCGATGATTTCAGCCTGGTCGCCAGGAAACTTGGTACCGAGCTCATGCAAAAAGTGACGCGTAGCCTCACGTGCTCCAGGCACGCGGAACACCACGCTGCAGTGCTGAACTTCCGCGGGGTGTTGCAAGTGAGACATGACGGCCACTTTCAGCGAGCAGCACTGGAGGTAGCGGGGCACCCAAACCGACCAGAAGTAGCTGGATAGCAAGGCGCCCGCGCAGACCAGTTCAACGGTAATTGCTGCGCTGGGCGTGTTGATCAGCTCGACGTAGCCGAGCCTCTCAAACTCCAACAGATCCTCTCGCATGCTCATGGGGACCACGGTGCTGTGGTCACGAGCAAGACGGCCGATCGCTTGAGCTAATGCATCGAGCTCCACTGGGTTGATCCCAGATTTATGGGCATGAGCCACGGCAGAGGCTTCGAACACGGCACCGGCATGGATACTAGGAAATAGCTCGGCGCTACTGTGCATCCGACACCTCCTGAAGCTCCTCGATGTCATAGCTATTGCAAGTAGGGCAAATAAGCTCGTCCACTTCACCGCCGGGTAAGGCTGGAGCGCCACTCACTTGATGTTTCGGGTGATGGCTATCGCATTGAAGGCACCAGTGAGTGATGCGGACGAGAGTATTCATCGCTGAGGAGTGCTTATTCATAGTTGAGCCCCTTGCCAGCCGGCGTTGGGACTGAGGTTGGCAAACCGGGTCTGATTGGCGATGAAGGCTGTTCGTACGGTCCCAGTTGGACCGTTACGCGCCTTGCCGAGAATGATTTCTGCAATGCCTTTGTGTTCGCTCTGAGGGTGGTACACCTCGTCCCGGTAGACGAACATAATCAGGTCAGCGTCCTGTTCAATCGCACCGCTATCACGGAGGTCTGCGTTGATCGGACGCTTATTTGGCCGTCGCTCCAGTTCTCGGTTGAGCTGGGAAAGCGCAACCACCGGGCAATTCATCTCTTTCGCTAGGGCCTTGAGGGACTGGGATATAGCGCTGATCTCGTTGGCCCTGTTTTCCTGACCTGGGCAGCGCATGAGCTGCAGGTAATCGATCAGGATCAAGCTCGGGTGTCCGAAGCGACGAGCTGCTCGACGAGATTTAGCTCTGATTACTGCAGGCGTGAGCGCTGATGAGTCGTCGATGACCAGCCGCTCTCCATATCCATTAATACGAGAAACCGCTGCAGTCAGCTTCGGCCAATCATCATCATCGAGCTTGCCCTTCAATAGCCTGCCCAGATCAATATGGCCTAGGATGCCCATCAATCGATACATCAGTGCTTTGGCCGGCATTTCCATGCTGAAAACCTGAACTGTACGATCAAGCTTTGCCTGCAGAGCCGTATCTATGAAGTTCAAGGCCAGAGAGGTCTTCCCCATAGACGGGCGCGCGCCGAGGATAATCAGGTCGGCTTCTTGAAAACCCGACGTCAGCTCGTCCAGGTCCTCCAGGCCTGAAGGCAAGCCGGTCACGGTGACATTGCCGTTGAAATGCTCGTCTATTTGTTCGACGACGTTCGTCAGGCATTGGTTGATGTTGACGAATTCCGTTGCGCTCTTGCCTTCACCCAGAGCGAACAGCTGCTGTTCAATTGATTCTTGAACATCCTCCGCACTTGCCAGCGGGTCTGTCGCCTCGCGAGAGCATTGGTATCCAAGGGACATGAGCTGTCTGAGCCGTGAGCGATTACGCACGATAGATGCGTAATGCTCTATGTTGGCTACAGACGGCGTGTTTTTGGCCAGCTCGCCCAGATAGCTCAGCCCTCCGGCTTCGTCTGGCTCCTCCAAGGCGTTGTGGACGGTGACGATGTCGAACGGAATGGACTTGTCAGCAAGGCTCGCCATTGTCCGGAATAGCAACCGATGGTCGTGTCGGAAAAAATCAGAGGCATCCAGTTTGTCCGCGACGAGATCCCAGGTGTTGTTGTCGAGCAGTAGCCCACCTAACACACCTTGTTCAGCCTCTACGGAGTAGGGCGGTGAGAGGTCAAGATGATTCATTTCCCGGACTCCTCGCCGATCTGGATAAAACCAGTGCCGTTGATTGCGTCCAGAGCTTTGACCATGTCGACTTCAACCTTCGCTGAATTGATCATGACCTGAGCAACCTCGGCAACGGCTTTGGCCCGCTCGATTTCCATAGGTCTGTCTGGATCCAGGAGGCCCTCAATCGCGACGAACAGATGATTACGTAGATCTTCAATCTTGTTTTTCATGTTCGGCCTCCCGTATGGCGCGTTTAAGCTTGCTGACGGCACGGATGGTAGATTTCAGCTCTTCCGGATACCGATGAATGGTGTTCCGCCGCATGCGTTCTGCTCTCGTCAGCAACTCCAGGTTATTGAGGGCTATATGGGCTTTGTTACCGTCCTTGAAGCACACGCACTGGTTTATAGGGACCGGCCCGTGATGCTCCTCCCAAAGCAGTACATGCACGGCTTTCCAGTCGACGGGTGGGTAACCGGTATCGGTGATTTTCTTCTGCAGATAGCCGTCAGGAGTCGTGCGCAGGCTGCCAATAGGGAGCCAGTTCTCCGGCTTATTGCCCGCCTTAAACTGCGTCTGAGTCATGCGGCCAGAGGAGGGGAGCCCCTTAAGGCCCTTATTCCATGGGACGAAACCCTTGGGAAAGCGGAATTCAGCGCCCAACTTGCCGTCAAGCCGGCCACAGAGACTACTGCGAAGAAACTCGGCGCTTTTGCTCAAACCCAGCCGTTTGGCTTTGGCATAGACCTGATAGACGCTGAGCCCCAGTTCACCGGCTAGGACCTGAGTCGATTCATCGGAATAGCGGGCAATGAGCGTGCGCTCTTCTTCCTCACTCCAAACATGGTGTTTGTGAATCGGGGCAAGCCCAAGTTGGGATCTGGCTTGTTCCAGCGCCGCCATGGCCAAAGGTGAAAGCGAATGAGTTCTCATTGGCTCCCCCCATGCCCAAGGGCTCCTTGTGACTGCTGTCCAACACCACGATGCAGCCTGGCATGCTTGCCCTGGTCCCATCCCGCTTGCAAAGAGCGGGTGTCATGACCTTTGGCTTCGATGGGCTTGATAATGGCCAGGGTTAGTTTTGGGTGATGCCATTCTAGGTAGGCTTGGATCTCCAGCGCTGTGTTGTCGTCTATCCCGCCTGCAAACTGGTTCACCTTAGAGGCGACGGCATTTAGCCAGCCCTCGGCAAACAGTTGGCCGCGGTGACGTTTGGTTTTTAGTTGGCAGCGCTTCTGCTGGGCAACATGAGCTCGTCGGGCTGCGACAAGCTGGTGATGCAGCGTTGAATAGGTGTGAGCGGCCAGCTCGGGTGAAATACCTTTCCCCAAGAACTTGAAGGACCAGCCGAGTAGCGGATTGAAGTAGGCCAAGTGGCTGCAATCGAAGGCTTGGGAGCAGATTGAGGCAAGGCTGTGCAGCCAATCCTGCGGCGCCCGACGGGTTTTGATACCCACTATGGCTTCTTCGATTGTATGGGCAGCAACTTCGGTGTGTTCCAAGTTGTACTGCTTCATCAAGTGGCGAGCTTGACGAAGTGCAGTTTCCACTTCGTTGGGGGCAGCGCCTTGTGACTTGGCAAGCGCCGTAAGTTTAGCGACCTTGTTGAGGACTTTTTGCTTGTCCATCATTCACCCCCTTCCTGTTGGAGTCGCGGGGAGAGCGCGTCTGACCACAGGCGAAGTGTTTCTTCCTCATCAGATGAGACGTGAGTCCGGGCAAGACAGTCCGCAACCTTCTGTTTCAAGGCCTCAAGGCGGTCTTGAACACTTGAGCCATCGTCGTAAGCAATCTCTTGCTCAACAGTTTGCACAACGTCATTACGCAGAGAGAGAACCGTGCTTATCCAGGAAGCACTTGGGCTGGTCCAGCCAATAAGCTTTCGAGTTCTGGCAGGCGACAGGTAATCACGGAGCCTGAGATTGAACTCCCTAGGGGAATAACCATTCCTGAAAACGTCTGCGCGATTGAGCGTCAGCGCTGTTTTAAGAATATCTAGGAGGGGGTCCAAAGCCGTTGACTCAGGAACAAAAGGTTCTAGATATGTTTCAGCTACCAGGCGTTTGGCTTCGGCATATCGAGCTTGCTGACGGCGTTTGGCTAGGCTTTCGTCGCGGCCGCGCTTTTCCTTTGCGTGCTTTATGTTCGAGTTCACTGACTCGATAAGCTTCGCGGCGTCCTGCAAAAGCTGACGCTGTTCAACGCTCAACTGAGCGCCAATCCGACCGGGTAGATGGCAACCGCTTGTCAGGGCTTGGATTTCTCGTGCGGTTCCACTTAGCTTGGCTTGCAAGCTGCGCAATTGCTGAGCGCTGTAGTACTTGCCAACCTCTAGAATGACATCTGCAGTAATACTGCGGGCGTCGGTAATGGAGGGCTTCGCCATTTCAACGACCCTCCCGCACCAAGTTGGCTACCTTTTCCTCGGTCATGGCCTCGAAGAGGTCACGCCATTCTGGAAAAAGCTCAATGGCCAAACGGCGGATGACGACTAGGGCTGCCGGGGATATGCGGTTGGAAGGCTGTCGGTATTCCAGGCGGTGTACTGGGACGCCCAGGGAAGAACCGCTACGAAACACCACTGCGCTGGGGACTACGCTATCCAGAACGTTGATTTCGTCATTGTCCTGGAAAATTTCCCGTACCGACTGCTCGATCATCTGCGCGTCGGTGGTCTGGTCGAGATTGTTGACGACGATCCGCACGGGAGGGATTTTCATGCCCAGGCGCCCATAGGCGCGCAGGCCGTCCAACATCTGCATGGTTCCCCGGCTGAACTCCCGTGCAGCGAGCATATTGGGCGGAAGTGGGGATATGACCAAATCAGAGGCTAGGACCACCATTTCGAGCATGGCCGATCTGGCGCCTTGGGTGTCAATCAGTACCAGGTCGAAATGATCTTTGAACGCCGGCATCAGGTTGGCGAGTCGCAACCGTCCATCAGGTGCTTGCAGGAGCAGGCTGTTCAGTTGGTTGTTGATGTCGTTGGAAATGACAAGCGACAGGTTTGGTATCGCGGTGCTGGATATGATCTTGGCTGATTCGGTGATATTGAATGCCAGCAGATCGTAGATGCCGCCCTGAGCTTCATCGACCAATTGGTAATACGAGGAGAGTGAGGGCTGTGCAGGATCTAGGTCGATGAGGAGCACGCGCAGACCTGCATCCGCACAAAAAGCGCCCAGGTTGGCCTCAATGGTGGTTTTGCCTACGCCGCCTTTGGTCGAAACGACCGCAGAGATTTTCATGGTTTGGAGCCTCTAATGTGGGTTCATTAGAGGCTGCGAGGCCACGGAAACAGCTATGTGTAGCGAACACGAT
Above is a genomic segment from Pseudomonas sp. R5-89-07 containing:
- a CDS encoding DUF3158 family protein, with the protein product MGQIPSNDGALQQTAFRPLQQEAFQRLQQAASLKGLLKPFKGKGELTQFADLCRAQESDLKALAQEVLSQARRYPFTLVPVRLTEQNTQAGTQFLRWQQVTDRRMGVGVWAEMMGSPRTPESMLQDLYVMELQRITLNMQMSLLHSITKQAAECAEKMGQAEAVYTARLQQLNNPTQYQ
- a CDS encoding PFL_4669 family integrating conjugative element protein, whose amino-acid sequence is MADNFRLNIGSLRSDVKLTLHTHHAARIWMGRPKNDLKAGIIGLSGFCTVVNRMSRGAQQDDPYSDWWMILLEEKINDSKEALKTIEDRLDTAMASLPPAISISENLSIQPVSLPLYISNPLGFQAVYLLTNYDEIVRRILLAQHVGLVGRHDMETWIDEGAAVLRRLFGLAQIYKYSGAARDDFAANNAKAEAARKMYERYGELPQDILEGTRRSNFAPPIIRGQQQTETDDHLDDSVEG
- a CDS encoding STY4528 family pathogenicity island replication protein, with the translated sequence MRLSRLPLSTLLDSASGHLEAHLLQKKVSAPPGIEGSAPYSGIIFSGNPHETVPRRLLLDDRLTPLERNTWQVFRLLINDDGLTAFPTYDQLRPYLGMQPGRPASRETVSKALVTLRLTRWLSLGRRVRNDLSGQVQGNVYLLHDEPVTPSEALEFDKDYLQLLTQSMQHQTKVIREVAEIAWKEFAADSDVGQRLPSRLDIIESRMNSQAWTKAQAPIALKAPEFGIRTQQNIALSQLSSDAELSKNDEERFAFEPSSDAELSRKSQSSDLVRHPNSYSTYTDTHKDVCKSSVHVPPAPNDIAADLLDALHRLPVEQKQNAVLALQKVPAELKTALIKQWVHRCDSGGVRNPLGYLMTLVGMAVRGDFNSQWSPDDKVKAGPERQDASAPPEGAEQPTKTVAQPRSPESIQTAKHTLSGMLHLLKPNRGTHP
- a CDS encoding DUF2857 domain-containing protein, with amino-acid sequence MSKTPINEAILSQVLHHMRNGQLRRCIEMGLEPEILAQLQQPSVLSLLLNTPVSWCSVTIDGDMVKKLLSGAQRSDEEVRMIERALRLGATTQMLQQFFGLSPQDVALQRLMIGVTARRGRWREFSEEMDAQLWYRWTHLMQEHQVELGDSLALLDIAMLVAEELNAPQDTSADEPQENLSLAIIWHRIQSWIKEGLYPPSNSGLPRRLQLVSSQRLAQPAATSVEGDSVL
- a CDS encoding ParB family protein encodes the protein MKPSLAQTMKDKLLLPAFESKSPVAARMSDPIVDTPMLLTLDETLPYDENPRTTRNPKYDEIKESIRNRGLDTPPPVTRKPGEDKYRIRNGGNTRLAILNELYRETGDEKFFKFHCLFRPWDAVRGEIISLTGHLAENDLQGQLLFIERAIGVDKAKVLYEAEAGESISQRELARRLAADGYPVSQSHISRMQDTIRYLLPAIPTVLYSGLGVDRISKLLALRKTALQCWDRNYQDQEQNLDFETIFHDVLAQFEGDAEEFLFQRFQDELIDQLKKPLNLGYEKILLEITQNQDQLRRSTPVLELPQYPASQFEGATQLNASNNGTETNQNPLQLPPTPSGGSTHKTTSSIESPPPQGVQQQLAPTPQDQMSPQERQARIDGHVASPVKTSPRVDKMKRELAALDGEVLPDFASNALVAIPVQAGGLNPISDLWYIEREIDNTATLRQHIAQLAREIASSVKAPGQFIDIDGGVGFSYRHPEAEVEITATAQHTLTLLQSLSGSMAIVLKMIQQQPELQIDALADFEFASGLGQILLGQPQTKDQSPESECRLSDGALVKLFRIIRLARRLIDLEIQSVANNGPNSAS
- a CDS encoding Arc family DNA-binding protein; the encoded protein is MSNKPKRLHEEKFVIRLPDGMRERIALEARDNARSMNSEIVYRLETTAELEAALDRALKIIDQLLAASPAYEQPGARV
- the yejK gene encoding nucleoid-associated protein YejK: MPIRHCIVHLIDKKPDGTPAVLQARDSELSESVAIENMLADLNESYNAKQGKAWGFFHAESGAHPFSGWLKQYFEGGQDFTAFSHTAVEHLQKLMEESNLSTGGHVLFAHYQQGMTDYLTVALLHHSEGVVVTDDLDVTPSRHLDVGQLHLAARINLSEWQNNKQSKQYISYIKGKNGKKISGYFSDFIGCMEGVDGPGETRTLLKAFSDFVENEDLPDESAREKTKALVDYATSQAKLGEPMGLEELSGLIDEDRPKAFYDHIRNKDYGLSPEIPLDKRTLNQFRRFTGRAEGLSISFEAHLLGDKIEYDEASNSLVIKGLPTQLTDQLKRR
- a CDS encoding type II toxin-antitoxin system HicA family toxin gives rise to the protein MTTNLLRGKSESLRVLVKFAEANGWTVSRTQGGHIKFTKSGLGSIYTSSTASDYRSGLNAKARIRRADRAQTIHSQEAI
- the dnaB gene encoding replicative DNA helicase, giving the protein MNHLDLSPPYSVEAEQGVLGGLLLDNNTWDLVADKLDASDFFRHDHRLLFRTMASLADKSIPFDIVTVHNALEEPDEAGGLSYLGELAKNTPSVANIEHYASIVRNRSRLRQLMSLGYQCSREATDPLASAEDVQESIEQQLFALGEGKSATEFVNINQCLTNVVEQIDEHFNGNVTVTGLPSGLEDLDELTSGFQEADLIILGARPSMGKTSLALNFIDTALQAKLDRTVQVFSMEMPAKALMYRLMGILGHIDLGRLLKGKLDDDDWPKLTAAVSRINGYGERLVIDDSSALTPAVIRAKSRRAARRFGHPSLILIDYLQLMRCPGQENRANEISAISQSLKALAKEMNCPVVALSQLNRELERRPNKRPINADLRDSGAIEQDADLIMFVYRDEVYHPQSEHKGIAEIILGKARNGPTGTVRTAFIANQTRFANLSPNAGWQGAQL
- a CDS encoding HNH endonuclease signature motif containing protein, with protein sequence MRTHSLSPLAMAALEQARSQLGLAPIHKHHVWSEEEERTLIARYSDESTQVLAGELGLSVYQVYAKAKRLGLSKSAEFLRSSLCGRLDGKLGAEFRFPKGFVPWNKGLKGLPSSGRMTQTQFKAGNKPENWLPIGSLRTTPDGYLQKKITDTGYPPVDWKAVHVLLWEEHHGPVPINQCVCFKDGNKAHIALNNLELLTRAERMRRNTIHRYPEELKSTIRAVSKLKRAIREAEHEKQD